A window from Natronorubrum aibiense encodes these proteins:
- a CDS encoding IS110 family transposase: MNECAGIEGDYETLDEHMDVTLANPSKTRVIADAKVKTDRVDSKVLAHLLRANLVAESYVPPKDVRERRDLVRACKALVEDRTREKNRVRAVLKRTGNQYSRELFGPTGREFRAELTLSEVDRAVLDAHLAVLQNIEENAHDFSRVEDIKSSNCYCKIYLVNQSSGPSR; this comes from the coding sequence GTGAACGAGTGCGCTGGGATTGAAGGAGACTACGAAACGCTTGACGAGCACATGGACGTTACGCTCGCCAACCCGAGCAAAACACGTGTAATCGCCGACGCGAAGGTCAAAACCGATCGCGTCGATTCGAAGGTGCTTGCACATCTTCTGCGTGCAAACCTCGTCGCTGAAAGCTATGTGCCGCCCAAGGACGTGCGCGAACGACGTGACCTCGTTCGCGCATGCAAGGCACTCGTCGAAGATCGAACTCGGGAGAAAAACCGTGTCCGAGCAGTTCTCAAGAGAACTGGTAACCAATACAGCCGCGAACTATTCGGCCCAACCGGGCGTGAGTTCCGCGCGGAACTCACGCTCTCTGAGGTCGATCGAGCGGTTCTTGATGCCCATCTTGCGGTTTTACAGAACATCGAGGAGAATGCCCACGACTTCAGTCGTGTGGAGGATATCAAATCGTCGAACTGCTATTGTAAAATCTATTTGGTAAACCAGTCGAGTGGACCGTCAAGATGA
- a CDS encoding putative manganese transporter, which translates to MNELLEVFFASLRDGYVQVSTFVAVTVLAFGLIQYRTDGALLATIEDNERLQVLFGGLLGLTPGCGGAIVVMPLYVRGTVSFGTVVATLGATAGDSAFVILALAPEAALYAYAIAFAASVATGYLVDSVGLGVTRVDNAVSRLSPTATPDGGTVINSGIGPNPSHDYGCPAPTHAHESGPDRRSRVLTPLSHLAHVAWWGTAVVGLILGSLYLLRGGPEVALTFGVGFDGLFTVIGVVGAVLSLYLYAVGRHYVGEGQIARARDSFSSVYDTLTHAAMETSFVTVWVLVAFLIYEYAVLLTGLNVASVAAAAGVLAPIGGAAVGLIPGCGPQILLASVYAEGGLPFSALTANAIAQDGDALFPLLAVDAKAAIVATIYNFLPAVVVGIALHLLWGPVFGMAEFGFGVL; encoded by the coding sequence ATGAACGAACTGCTGGAAGTGTTCTTCGCGTCGCTCCGGGACGGCTACGTGCAGGTTAGTACGTTCGTCGCAGTGACAGTGCTGGCGTTCGGTCTCATTCAGTACAGGACCGATGGCGCGTTGCTCGCGACGATCGAAGACAACGAGCGGCTCCAAGTGCTGTTCGGCGGACTCCTCGGATTAACTCCTGGCTGTGGCGGTGCGATCGTTGTCATGCCGCTGTACGTCCGCGGGACGGTCAGCTTCGGAACCGTCGTCGCGACACTGGGTGCGACCGCCGGTGACTCGGCATTCGTCATTCTTGCGCTCGCCCCTGAGGCCGCGCTCTACGCCTACGCCATCGCTTTCGCTGCCTCCGTGGCCACGGGCTATCTCGTCGATTCTGTTGGTCTGGGAGTCACCCGCGTCGATAACGCCGTCTCACGACTCTCGCCCACCGCGACGCCTGACGGTGGCACTGTTATCAATAGCGGCATCGGGCCAAATCCTTCCCACGACTACGGCTGTCCGGCCCCCACCCATGCCCACGAATCAGGGCCGGACCGCCGCTCTCGAGTCCTCACGCCACTTTCTCATCTCGCACACGTCGCGTGGTGGGGGACCGCCGTCGTCGGTCTCATCCTCGGCTCGCTCTACCTACTGCGCGGCGGTCCCGAGGTTGCCCTCACGTTCGGGGTCGGCTTCGATGGTCTCTTCACGGTGATCGGCGTCGTCGGCGCGGTACTATCGCTGTATCTCTACGCCGTCGGGCGCCACTATGTCGGTGAGGGTCAGATCGCCCGCGCCCGTGACTCGTTTTCGTCGGTCTACGACACGCTCACCCATGCGGCGATGGAGACGAGTTTCGTCACTGTATGGGTGCTTGTGGCGTTCCTGATATACGAGTATGCTGTCCTCCTGACAGGGTTGAACGTCGCCTCCGTCGCAGCGGCTGCTGGCGTTCTCGCACCGATCGGCGGCGCAGCCGTCGGGTTAATCCCCGGCTGCGGTCCGCAGATTCTGCTGGCGAGCGTCTACGCTGAGGGTGGGCTCCCCTTCTCGGCGCTGACCGCCAACGCGATTGCCCAGGATGGCGACGCCTTATTCCCGTTACTGGCCGTCGACGCTAAGGCCGCCATCGTCGCCACGATCTACAACTTCCTGCCGGCTGTCGTTGTCGGCATCGCGCTCCACCTGCTATGGGGGCCAGTCTTCGGGATGGCTGAATTCGGGTTCGGTGTACTCTGA
- a CDS encoding RNA-guided endonuclease InsQ/TnpB family protein: MVPVETGCAGFEEVDGFQFFFGLYERLRREQRTLSRKEKSSNNYEKQRKEVATVKRHLRRKVLDYQHKLTTWLVKEYDAVFVEDLDVAGMLQGDGNARNKQDAAWRQFINLLEYKAELYGTHVVQVESEGTTKECAKCGAETAKPIWVREHSCPSCGFECDRDANAAVNVLQRGFSELGLGWPESTPVETALPTDTTTVSAKRVIEAGSLGA, encoded by the coding sequence ATCGTACCGGTCGAGACCGGGTGCGCCGGATTCGAAGAAGTCGATGGCTTTCAGTTCTTCTTTGGCTTGTACGAACGACTCCGCCGAGAGCAACGCACACTCTCACGGAAGGAAAAAAGCTCGAACAACTACGAGAAGCAGCGAAAGGAAGTAGCCACGGTCAAGCGACACCTTCGTCGGAAGGTGCTTGACTACCAGCACAAACTCACGACGTGGCTCGTCAAAGAGTACGACGCCGTGTTCGTTGAAGACCTCGACGTAGCTGGAATGCTTCAGGGCGACGGGAACGCTCGCAACAAGCAGGATGCAGCGTGGCGACAGTTCATCAACTTGCTCGAATACAAGGCAGAGTTGTACGGCACGCACGTCGTGCAGGTCGAATCTGAGGGGACGACGAAGGAATGTGCAAAGTGTGGTGCGGAGACAGCGAAACCCATCTGGGTGCGGGAACACTCCTGCCCGAGTTGTGGATTTGAGTGTGACCGTGATGCGAATGCGGCGGTGAACGTCCTTCAACGCGGCTTTTCTGAACTAGGGCTGGGATGGCCCGAATCCACGCCTGTGGAGACTGCGCTCCCTACGGACACCACTACGGTGTCTGCAAAGCGCGTCATCGAAGCAGGAAGCCTCGGGGCTTGA
- a CDS encoding amino acid permease: MPKELERDLGLFAVVAISIGAMIGSGIFILPGLALKTAGPAVILAYLLAGVLVLPAALSKAEMATAMPEAGGTYIYIERGMGPLLGTIAGVGTWFSLSFKGALALVGGVPYLLYLFDLPVKPVALALAAVLVLVNLVGAKQTGRLQIAIVTVMLAAMVWFVVGGLPSTTGTYYTDFFSKGSDGLLAATGLVFVSYAGVTKIASVAEEVENPDRNIPLGILGSLSFTTLLYVLIVVVMVGVTPPDLLSDSAVPMIHAAEATLAWPGVIAVIVAAVLALISTANAGILSSSRYPFAMARDKLAPPSLTEIHEKWGTPARAITLTGAVMLLLIAFVPILQIAKLASAFQIIVFALVNGAVIAFREGNVGDYDPSFESPLYPWTQILGIAGGFLLIGYMGTIPLVGAVVITAGSILWYAYYARDRVQREGAATDVVRRTVGRKAVERTKSTFEVDGYEVLVALTEGTSERQERTFLRIAADIARENDGSVTVVQFDEVPDQVPLRQASETQSPADIEFEERTEPLTEEFDVSVHYGEIVSHDTKRAIANFAEHESADFLLLERSDDPLYAPIFGTTVEWITRKAPCDVLLIEDRDLDQINTVTVITDRGPFDPQKITVANALAREAESSIDLLYPLDSAATETQHETIDEYLAELESLCSVPVNRSIIETDDPERDFVSMTNTSDILVIGTDGGRIRGNLFGRPADRIIDSVDCTAIQVESKWGSSGPLRRAVERIVF, translated from the coding sequence ATGCCAAAAGAACTCGAACGTGACCTCGGACTGTTTGCGGTAGTCGCTATTAGTATCGGCGCGATGATTGGAAGTGGAATCTTCATACTTCCCGGCCTAGCTCTAAAGACGGCGGGACCGGCTGTTATTCTCGCATACCTGCTCGCGGGGGTGCTCGTTTTGCCAGCTGCGCTAAGCAAGGCGGAGATGGCGACAGCGATGCCGGAGGCAGGTGGGACGTACATCTACATCGAACGCGGCATGGGTCCGTTGCTCGGAACGATCGCAGGTGTCGGAACATGGTTTTCACTGTCGTTCAAGGGCGCGTTAGCACTGGTCGGAGGTGTCCCCTATCTGCTCTACCTATTTGACCTGCCGGTGAAACCGGTCGCACTCGCGCTGGCAGCCGTTCTCGTTCTCGTAAATCTCGTCGGTGCAAAACAGACTGGACGCTTGCAGATTGCCATCGTCACGGTAATGCTCGCGGCGATGGTCTGGTTTGTCGTCGGTGGGCTCCCATCAACGACCGGCACCTATTATACCGACTTCTTCAGTAAGGGATCTGACGGTCTCCTCGCTGCTACTGGTCTTGTGTTCGTCTCATACGCGGGCGTGACCAAGATAGCGAGCGTGGCTGAGGAGGTGGAAAACCCGGATCGAAACATTCCACTCGGGATCCTCGGGTCGCTTTCGTTCACGACGCTTCTCTACGTACTCATTGTTGTGGTGATGGTAGGTGTGACCCCGCCCGATCTGTTAAGTGACTCTGCAGTGCCGATGATTCACGCAGCCGAAGCGACACTTGCCTGGCCAGGCGTGATTGCCGTCATCGTCGCTGCAGTCCTCGCATTGATCAGTACAGCCAATGCAGGTATCCTATCGTCGTCTCGGTATCCGTTTGCGATGGCTCGAGACAAGCTTGCACCGCCGTCTCTGACAGAGATTCACGAAAAATGGGGAACGCCTGCACGGGCAATTACGCTCACCGGTGCTGTGATGTTACTGCTCATCGCATTCGTTCCGATCCTCCAGATCGCGAAACTGGCGAGTGCGTTCCAGATTATCGTCTTTGCACTGGTCAATGGCGCAGTTATCGCCTTCCGTGAGGGTAACGTTGGAGACTACGACCCCAGTTTCGAGTCACCGCTCTATCCATGGACGCAGATCCTCGGGATCGCCGGTGGGTTCCTTCTCATTGGGTATATGGGAACAATCCCGCTTGTTGGCGCGGTCGTTATCACAGCAGGGTCGATACTGTGGTATGCGTACTACGCGCGAGACCGGGTCCAGCGCGAGGGCGCTGCCACAGACGTTGTACGGCGGACCGTCGGTCGCAAAGCTGTCGAGCGGACGAAGTCAACCTTTGAGGTAGACGGATACGAGGTACTCGTTGCTCTTACCGAGGGAACGAGCGAGCGACAAGAGCGTACGTTCCTGCGGATCGCTGCTGATATCGCCCGCGAGAACGACGGCAGCGTCACCGTTGTTCAGTTCGATGAAGTGCCCGACCAAGTACCGCTTCGGCAGGCGTCAGAGACACAGTCGCCGGCGGACATCGAGTTCGAGGAGCGGACAGAGCCCCTGACCGAAGAGTTCGATGTATCGGTCCATTACGGCGAAATCGTCAGTCACGACACGAAGCGAGCGATCGCTAACTTTGCCGAACACGAGAGTGCGGATTTCCTCTTGCTCGAACGAAGTGATGATCCACTGTACGCGCCGATATTCGGGACGACTGTCGAGTGGATCACGCGCAAGGCACCATGCGATGTCTTACTGATCGAGGACCGCGACTTGGACCAAATCAACACCGTCACAGTCATTACCGACCGCGGACCGTTTGATCCGCAAAAAATCACTGTTGCAAACGCGTTAGCGAGAGAGGCTGAGAGTAGTATCGACTTGCTGTATCCGCTCGATAGTGCTGCGACTGAAACTCAGCACGAAACAATAGACGAGTATCTCGCAGAACTAGAGTCGCTGTGTTCGGTCCCTGTGAACCGTTCGATTATCGAAACTGACGATCCTGAACGGGATTTCGTATCGATGACTAACACCTCCGATATACTTGTTATTGGTACGGATGGGGGACGAATACGAGGGAATCTGTTTGGACGACCGGCAGATAGGATTATCGACAGCGTCGATTGTACGGCGATCCAAGTTGAGTCGAAGTGGGGAAGCTCCGGTCCTCTCCGTCGAGCAGTCGAACGAATCGTATTCTAA
- a CDS encoding RNA-guided endonuclease InsQ/TnpB family protein: MQKSLTKTLVFQLQPDESGQQLLDDAFLEARCVYNETIRRAKNGDDWDEIRKDVESDANLVNNTAQLVVQKSLEAMENYYESDDYNQPSHTKDSAYPLRSNYEEGYNLFLEDDCIRYRISAKPYNPVKGTLCGSPDALEQLRYAIQSDAWRVGTAEAMRRNGNYELHINITHTEADVQDKEDSRMVVGVDINEDCVGLAALHEDDIVDSVVIDFPQIKEERHRYFTMRKRIQNNGKSSFDRAFEQQEERFVHDQLHKVSRQVVEWVSQFEKPIIVFEDLKEMRDSIDYGTRMNRRLHSLPFRKLREFITYKAAFQGVPSDEINPEYTSQACSLTECEQTTRANRNKKRFKCVDCGRQDHADRNAAINIAKKGLAKLERNVPALKTLPNVRKLRRQASGCVNQPTVTHDTARGHHADGVAGVSD; this comes from the coding sequence ATGCAGAAGTCGCTGACCAAAACACTCGTCTTCCAACTCCAACCAGACGAGTCCGGTCAGCAACTTCTGGACGACGCCTTCCTCGAAGCCCGCTGCGTGTACAACGAAACCATCCGCCGAGCAAAGAACGGTGATGACTGGGATGAGATTCGGAAAGACGTGGAGTCTGACGCCAACCTCGTGAACAACACCGCCCAACTCGTCGTACAGAAGTCGCTCGAAGCGATGGAAAACTATTACGAGTCCGACGACTACAACCAACCCAGCCACACCAAAGATAGCGCGTACCCGCTCCGGTCAAACTACGAGGAAGGGTACAACCTGTTCCTCGAAGACGACTGTATCCGTTACCGTATCAGCGCGAAGCCGTACAACCCGGTGAAAGGCACTCTTTGCGGTTCACCCGACGCCCTCGAACAACTCCGATACGCCATCCAATCCGATGCGTGGCGTGTCGGAACGGCAGAAGCAATGAGGCGAAACGGGAATTACGAACTCCACATCAACATCACCCACACGGAGGCCGATGTCCAAGACAAAGAGGATTCACGAATGGTGGTAGGTGTGGATATTAACGAGGACTGCGTTGGGCTCGCTGCCCTCCACGAGGACGACATCGTTGATTCGGTGGTCATCGACTTCCCTCAAATCAAGGAGGAACGCCATCGGTATTTCACGATGCGAAAGCGGATACAAAACAACGGGAAGTCGTCGTTCGACCGGGCGTTCGAGCAACAAGAAGAACGGTTCGTCCACGACCAACTCCACAAAGTCTCTCGACAAGTCGTGGAGTGGGTGTCTCAGTTCGAGAAGCCCATCATCGTCTTTGAAGATCTCAAAGAGATGCGGGACTCGATTGATTATGGCACCCGGATGAACCGTCGCCTCCACTCACTTCCGTTCCGCAAACTTCGAGAGTTCATCACGTACAAAGCCGCGTTCCAAGGGGTTCCGTCCGACGAAATCAACCCGGAATACACGAGTCAGGCGTGTTCACTCACCGAGTGTGAGCAGACAACTCGTGCAAACCGGAACAAGAAGCGATTCAAGTGCGTAGATTGTGGGCGGCAAGACCACGCTGACCGGAACGCGGCTATCAACATCGCCAAGAAGGGATTGGCGAAACTAGAGAGGAATGTGCCTGCTCTCAAGACGCTTCCCAACGTGCGGAAGCTGCGACGGCAGGCATCGGGTTGTGTGAACCAGCCGACCGTGACCCACGACACCGCCAGAGGTCACCACGCCGATGGTGTCGCGGGTGTGTCCGATTAA
- a CDS encoding ArdC-like ssDNA-binding domain-containing protein translates to MATSSSSRETFDDSDTRHDEMHRTIEAWIQDLVDEVDTAVSSEQFKEWLDVQSRFHDYSHRNTLLIKLQCPHATRVAGYRTWQNEFDRHVSEGETAIWIWAPIIAKRCPECGNSPSYHERSDCEYNDTEPDEWNKGLVGFRPAPVFDISQTEGEPLPELEIEANGNASELVPALLEAAFALEVAVEVVSPREWSHGSAKGVCQYRLEKQPLVEVRDRENGADLAVTLVHEYAHALLHGGIDTEDERSKRELEAEAVAYIVGRYFELDTSGSAFYLAAWEGDEPETILDRLERISSTAQEIIDVADEVMADE, encoded by the coding sequence ATGGCTACGAGCAGCAGCTCCCGGGAAACGTTCGACGATTCGGACACCCGGCACGATGAGATGCATCGTACGATCGAAGCATGGATCCAGGATCTCGTTGACGAGGTCGATACCGCCGTCTCGAGCGAGCAATTCAAAGAGTGGTTAGACGTCCAGAGCCGCTTCCATGACTACTCGCACCGAAACACGCTATTGATCAAACTCCAGTGTCCCCACGCAACGCGCGTTGCTGGCTACCGAACGTGGCAGAACGAGTTCGATCGGCACGTGAGTGAGGGAGAGACAGCAATCTGGATCTGGGCACCGATCATCGCGAAACGGTGCCCTGAATGCGGAAATTCGCCATCGTACCACGAACGCAGCGACTGTGAGTATAACGACACTGAGCCTGACGAATGGAACAAGGGACTCGTCGGCTTTCGACCAGCACCAGTCTTCGATATCTCGCAAACAGAAGGCGAACCACTTCCAGAACTCGAGATCGAGGCGAACGGCAACGCCAGCGAATTGGTCCCAGCACTCCTCGAGGCGGCGTTCGCACTCGAGGTAGCTGTCGAGGTCGTGTCTCCTCGAGAATGGTCACACGGCAGCGCCAAGGGCGTCTGTCAGTATCGCCTAGAGAAGCAGCCCCTTGTAGAAGTCCGTGATCGTGAAAACGGGGCTGATCTCGCCGTCACACTCGTTCACGAGTACGCGCACGCACTGTTGCACGGTGGCATCGATACCGAAGACGAACGGTCGAAACGTGAACTCGAGGCCGAGGCCGTTGCCTACATCGTCGGTCGGTATTTCGAGCTGGACACGAGTGGGTCGGCGTTTTACCTCGCTGCATGGGAGGGGGACGAACCAGAAACGATCCTCGATCGCCTCGAGCGAATCAGTTCAACCGCCCAAGAGATCATCGACGTCGCCGACGAGGTGATGGCCGATGAATGA
- a CDS encoding alpha/beta fold hydrolase encodes MTNKTLASEEWWEDYQSVVNSDPEMELHGRNAFDENFLLGIGEEHFLIDVHDGEVQDVRTPGLDDAWSFGVVGRREAWEEFVSEVPSPHHNEVFASFYRTAVKGEEGYFDLIGNHKKIFQNFRSFQRALDLMRTTHNGGEPRTEGTTRPSEMTDEPIIGQYVTVDLDGVDHRIYYEAAGPEDGIPLLCQHTAGCNNQQWRHVLNDSDITENFRVIAYDLPRHGKSVPPSSESWWADQYDLTAEQFTDTIVSIADALELEDPVFIGSSMGGTITLELADWYPDRFCALIGLEAGLFTPGFYIQWLDHPHVNTNDVNSHATWGLMAPHGPEWARRETLYLYEQGANGVLKGDLHYYSVEHDYSESADDIDATQVRMYLMNGEYDYLTNPDDAREAAAAIGDGATAHEMKATGHFPMSERPELFRAYLKPVLDDIRGVRDEPVPEVLTPEDFDIEANK; translated from the coding sequence ATGACAAATAAGACATTGGCCAGCGAAGAATGGTGGGAAGATTATCAAAGTGTTGTTAATTCAGATCCGGAAATGGAGTTGCATGGCCGGAATGCATTTGATGAAAATTTCTTACTCGGTATAGGCGAAGAACACTTTCTTATCGATGTCCATGACGGAGAGGTGCAAGACGTACGAACGCCAGGGTTGGATGATGCATGGTCGTTTGGCGTCGTCGGTCGACGAGAAGCGTGGGAAGAATTCGTTAGCGAGGTGCCGTCACCACACCACAACGAGGTGTTTGCTTCCTTCTATCGAACCGCAGTGAAGGGAGAAGAGGGGTATTTTGACCTCATTGGTAATCACAAAAAGATTTTCCAAAATTTCAGATCGTTCCAGCGGGCGCTTGACCTGATGCGGACGACTCATAACGGCGGCGAACCTCGTACTGAGGGCACCACTCGTCCTTCGGAAATGACGGACGAACCCATCATAGGCCAGTACGTCACCGTCGATCTTGACGGTGTCGACCATCGCATCTACTATGAGGCAGCCGGACCGGAGGACGGCATTCCCTTGCTCTGTCAGCATACTGCCGGCTGTAACAATCAGCAGTGGCGTCACGTGCTGAACGATTCGGACATAACGGAGAACTTCCGCGTAATAGCCTACGACTTACCACGACACGGGAAGTCAGTCCCACCCTCGAGTGAATCGTGGTGGGCCGATCAGTACGACCTCACTGCCGAACAGTTTACGGACACTATCGTCTCCATCGCAGATGCGCTCGAACTTGAAGATCCGGTGTTCATTGGGTCGAGCATGGGTGGAACGATCACACTCGAACTCGCGGACTGGTATCCCGACCGGTTCTGTGCACTGATTGGTCTCGAAGCGGGCCTGTTCACGCCAGGGTTCTATATCCAGTGGCTTGACCACCCACACGTCAATACGAATGACGTGAATTCCCACGCAACGTGGGGGTTAATGGCTCCTCACGGGCCGGAGTGGGCACGGCGTGAAACCCTTTATCTGTACGAACAGGGAGCCAACGGCGTCCTCAAGGGAGACCTTCACTATTACTCCGTGGAACACGACTATAGTGAATCCGCTGACGATATCGACGCTACACAGGTACGGATGTACCTGATGAACGGTGAGTACGATTACTTGACCAATCCGGACGACGCCCGCGAGGCTGCCGCAGCCATCGGCGACGGAGCAACAGCTCACGAAATGAAGGCGACTGGCCATTTCCCGATGAGTGAGCGCCCAGAACTGTTCCGCGCCTACCTGAAGCCGGTCCTCGATGATATTCGGGGTGTCCGAGACGAACCCGTCCCCGAGGTTCTCACTCCTGAGGACTTCGACATTGAAGCGAATAAATAA
- a CDS encoding acetoacetate decarboxylase family protein, with protein sequence MSDNQFNPETYTGMPEGTAVPAPQLIKNARMLIVGYEADPEVLESALPPGLEPHPNNLVQMNMYQVPSAEQTSHLDPYTLTYLTVEVADHDSSAISAAEGEIPVPGRFWVGYWNDSPQMQTYTREGGGIPSQEGTCEWEVDNGSLVSTLSVNGEPVIEVEASVGDEQIDTLTGHLHYYTHRQIPEPTGRQAQISELIEFPIPFVSELYEAKVDHINFDFPEKSQFQQFAPIEPLSTPSVLHGSVTFTYPQGRRIRDYLTEEE encoded by the coding sequence ATGAGCGACAATCAGTTCAATCCCGAGACTTACACCGGAATGCCGGAAGGAACAGCTGTCCCTGCACCGCAACTTATCAAGAACGCACGGATGCTGATCGTCGGCTATGAGGCCGATCCCGAGGTGCTCGAGTCGGCACTGCCGCCTGGACTTGAGCCGCACCCAAATAATCTGGTACAAATGAATATGTACCAGGTACCATCAGCGGAGCAGACAAGCCACCTCGATCCCTACACACTCACCTATCTGACCGTGGAGGTGGCAGACCATGACAGCTCAGCGATCAGTGCTGCAGAGGGTGAGATCCCTGTCCCCGGACGGTTCTGGGTAGGATATTGGAATGATTCCCCGCAAATGCAGACGTATACTCGTGAGGGTGGTGGAATTCCGAGTCAAGAAGGGACATGTGAATGGGAGGTGGATAACGGTAGTTTAGTCTCAACGCTCTCGGTTAATGGCGAGCCTGTTATTGAGGTTGAGGCAAGTGTTGGTGATGAACAAATAGACACACTCACAGGTCACCTACATTACTACACACACCGGCAGATACCAGAGCCCACAGGTCGTCAAGCACAGATCAGTGAACTCATCGAATTCCCCATCCCCTTTGTCAGCGAGCTTTACGAGGCCAAAGTTGATCATATAAATTTTGACTTCCCGGAGAAATCACAGTTCCAACAGTTCGCTCCAATCGAACCACTTTCGACGCCGTCAGTTCTCCATGGATCTGTTACGTTCACCTATCCCCAAGGACGTCGTATCCGAGATTATCTCACTGAAGAGGAATAG
- a CDS encoding RNA-guided endonuclease InsQ/TnpB family protein, whose product MDDYLRRTAITRLRVSDEQSDLLEATISDWQHGATLASQIGWRENEDSKYGLQQLAYDNVREETRLGSQHAILATHQAASALTGVNELKDKGRKVSCPEFTSPTIKYDANTLTLFDDNTVSLTTVESRVRCELVLPEDEDGYQYQFLSDDEWSVTESTLTARDGEYFLHLGFRKPNPFDEQASPAEDRTVLGVDLGIENLAVTSTAHFESGKKLVHDHDQFEQVRGDLQQTGTQSAHRTIVGRENREERYSRDKLHRVSNEIIDEAVEHECSHIVFEDLAYIRDRMPNAKKFHQWAHRKLISFVTYKAEALGIRIEFVDASYTSQRCSECGHTSRGNRPSQAHFECGKCGKILHADYNAAKNVGWRFVRRGLNDSRRTGDSQLALKSGTVKPNRGFIPYSVPS is encoded by the coding sequence GTGGACGACTACCTGAGACGTACAGCCATCACTCGCCTTCGTGTGAGCGACGAGCAATCCGACTTGCTCGAAGCCACGATTAGCGACTGGCAACACGGAGCCACCCTCGCCTCTCAAATCGGATGGAGAGAAAACGAGGACTCCAAATACGGACTCCAACAACTCGCCTACGACAACGTACGCGAAGAAACGCGTCTCGGAAGTCAACACGCGATACTCGCCACTCACCAAGCCGCAAGCGCACTCACAGGCGTCAACGAACTCAAAGACAAAGGCCGAAAAGTCTCTTGCCCAGAGTTCACCAGCCCAACCATCAAATACGATGCGAACACACTGACGCTCTTCGACGACAACACAGTCTCACTCACAACCGTAGAGAGCCGAGTCCGGTGTGAACTCGTTCTCCCAGAAGATGAAGACGGCTACCAGTACCAATTCCTGAGCGATGACGAGTGGAGCGTCACAGAAAGCACGCTCACTGCTCGTGACGGTGAATACTTCTTACACCTCGGGTTCCGCAAACCGAACCCGTTCGATGAACAAGCGTCTCCTGCCGAGGACAGAACAGTTCTCGGAGTAGACCTCGGAATCGAAAACCTCGCCGTTACCAGCACTGCACACTTCGAGTCAGGGAAGAAACTGGTTCACGACCACGACCAATTCGAGCAAGTCCGTGGCGACCTCCAACAGACTGGAACACAGTCAGCACATCGAACCATCGTTGGTCGAGAAAACCGCGAAGAACGCTACTCGCGGGACAAACTGCACCGCGTCTCGAACGAAATTATCGATGAGGCCGTGGAACACGAGTGTAGTCACATCGTGTTCGAGGACTTAGCGTACATTCGTGACCGGATGCCGAACGCGAAAAAGTTCCACCAGTGGGCGCACCGAAAGCTCATCTCGTTCGTGACGTACAAAGCGGAAGCACTCGGTATTCGTATCGAGTTTGTGGATGCGTCGTACACGAGTCAGCGGTGTTCGGAGTGCGGTCACACAAGTCGTGGGAATCGACCGTCACAGGCTCACTTTGAGTGTGGAAAGTGTGGGAAAATACTGCACGCGGATTATAATGCGGCGAAGAACGTTGGGTGGCGGTTTGTCCGTCGCGGGCTAAACGACTCGCGACGGACGGGCGACAGTCAACTCGCCCTGAAGTCAGGGACGGTGAAGCCGAATCGGGGTTTTATCCCGTACTCAGTACCGAGTTAG